The window AATGTATTATCTTTTGTGCAGCCCAAAACTATACAAAATACAATCAGACAAGTAATGTAAATTGGCAATGTTTTCATCTTTGAGTGAAAATTCTTGTAACAATTGCAATAACTAAAAATAAAAAAACGAGATATATTAATGCTTCTATTTTATTATTTACAAGATAAGCGAAGAGACTTATCGATTTGTTGAATAAACTAATTATCCAGGTTTCACTTTCAAGAGAGGAACTTTTATTTCCCCCTGTTTGAGTTTCTTGAGAGGAGACATTCTTAACAGCTGATTCAGATTTATATGTCATGTTTTGATTGGCACGTAATCCTTTAATTTCAAGGTTCAGAGCTATTTCAGATAATAACAATGCTTTTTCAAATTTGTTGGATTTTGTGCTTAAAACAATGTTATTCAATAAAGTGTCTAATTCAGACAAATTATTATCAGCTTGAGAGATTCCAGAATCACCTTTTTGCTCTTCTCCATTTTCTTCCCCTTTATGCTCATGGAAGTAATTTTTTTTATTAATAGTTGGGATGTATTCTGAATGTAATTGATCAGGTTTGTCTGCAAATAAAGATTTATATCTGTTATTTATCTCTTCCAACTCTTGCAATATAGAGAATATCCTGTTTTCGAGTTCTACAATCTCAATGTTTTTATTAAAATAATTTCCTAATTGCCCCCATAGAGTAAAATCGAAATATTCAGATTTTATGTAATAATCTATTGCCGGGTAAGCATTAACAGCAGAAAGCGGAATGAGTTTACCATATTTTGCTTTTGTCAGGCCAAACTCTATAGAATTTTTTTCTGTGCTTATAAATGATAACGAACTAAACAAATAGATATTCGGGTCTGCTGTCTTTTCCTGTTTATTAAAATAATAGGGCAATTCTTTTTCTTTTAATGTCGGGAAAGTGAGGTTACTTTCTGCCACCGCTAAGCTGGAGCAGACAATAAAGCTATAGAAGAATAAAAAGATACTCTTAATTTTTCTCAGTAGTGTCCGGTTAGGTTTTTGCATGTTTAATTTATTTCCCTGAAGCTTTCATTCCCACCCGCCTGTACCTATTCGGGCAGGCATGTTTTTAGCGGGAATCCAAGATCCAAAAACCTCTGGATACCCAATAAAAACGTTCGGATATGACAAAAGCCGCTATATACTACACCCCTTTAAGTAAGCAGGTCATTACAAAACTGCTATTTTGCAGATCTTCATTCCTCATTCTGTATTCTGCATTCTTTGTTCATACTTCTGCATTTTCTCAATTCTGCATTCTGCATTCCTTGTTTATACTTCTGCATTTTCTCAATTCTGTATTCTACAATCTGCATTCTTTGTTCATACTTCTGCATTTATACAGTCTGCCTTTCAACTAAGGAAGATATTTTGTGAGTAACGGTAACATATCCGTGATAAATTCTTCAATTCTCATCATTGCACCATTTTCATCCTTATTAATAATCATCGTTGAAAGCCGGATCAAGCCACTTGTGCTTTTACCTGATTTCATTTCACTCATAACAATATTAATCTGCTGCCTGTAATAATTGCTCGTATACTCTCTATTACATTTATACCAATAAAGCACGAGTAGTTTTTTGTTACCTTTTTCCATAACTAATTTTATTACCCGGAACCTGGGGTAATCATCAGATTTTATTGAGAGCAAAACAGGACTCTTCTCCTCCAATGACCACCCGTCTCCCTGGAAACATACTTCGGGAGGGTGTGCAACTTTCCTATTATTTACAGCATACACAATACCCAGTTCAACAGGAAGACTCTTGACCTTTTGGTAATGACGCATTAAAACGTCATTGGTTTCAAGAATCTCAAGCGTTCTGCCATCAACCTGAATATCTTTACCATACCAATCATTAATTATAGTTGGTAACTGTTTTGCGTAAATTATATTTTGCTGTGAAGGCTCGTTAACAGACAACAGGAAGGTTAGAATTGCAGTCATAAAAAGGAGTCCCACTATTATCATATATCGTTTATTCAAAACTGAGCTTCTTTCTGTCATTAATTCTAAGTTCTTAGTAGATCAAATAAATTATACCAGCATAACTGTAACCTTACTTCACCGATATTTCAAAGTTTAATGTGTCCCCTCCCCTTTGTCCCATCCTTTCAACGGAGGAGAAGAGCATTGCAAAGGGATGGTTTTTCTGTCACTTACCAGATGGTATAAGTTTACAAGTAACTAAAAATGGATAATATTTAAAGTCAGAATTTTGAATATATATTAAAACCGATTTGGTTTTCGGTTTTACCGGAAACCAAATCTTGGTGAAGGTATACTCGCTCAAATTTATCTCGGATTTTATCCGAAAACCATTATGAGATGAGTATAGAATACGGAATTATTTATTTTGATTTCTATTTTGTTTAGCTGTGCTGACCGATGATACAAAAATTGCCACAAGCTTATTTGCCTCATCATATAAAGTTTTGGTTATTTCTTCTGTAACCATACTACTTTCAACCAATAATTCTAACCAATATTGTGTTTCTTCGAGTTCTTGTAAGCAAATTCCCAATTTTGCAACAAACTCTTGAGATGATCTTGCTCGACAGCCTTCGCGGTAATTAGCACCTACTGATGTTCCTGAACGTAAAATCTGTTTCCCAATGATTTGAGCTTCAACATTTTTTGGCAAAGAAGTAAATAACTCAATTATCTGCAAAGCAAATTCTTTTGTCCTTATTTTCAGATCGTTTATTTTCCCTGTTTTTCTCATTCTGAATTCCACATTCCGTATTCATCATTCATCATTCTGCATTCTGCATTTAGACCCATTCTGCATTTTGCATTTATACATTCTGTTTACCACGTGAAACGCAAAACCTATTCCACTGGCGCCTTCTTCAATTAGAAAATTCCGTGTTTTTAAGCTTGACTCGATATAATAGACAAGTATCATATAGAAAATTCTTGAGGAGGTATTTAAGATGGTCGCATTTGAGCGAATTGAGCTAAATCCAAAAATATGTAATGGGAAACCCGTAATTAAAGGAACACGAATTCCTGTCTCTGTTATTTTGGAACAGATAGCAGAAGGTGAGTCTTGGGATGTATTGCTTGCTGGCTATCCAGAACTTAAGAAGGAAGACATTCAAGCAGCCTTACTTTATGCCGGAGCATTTATTGACCACACAGAGGTAAAAGCTGTTTGTACCTGAATCCCTCAAACTGTATCTGGATCAAATGTTCCGAATTGAGGTAGCTCAGGCATTGCGTGACGAAGGTTATGATGTTGTGCGTGCATCAGAATTCAACCAAGCTCGTGCAGATGACCAACAAATATTGGAAAAAGCAATTTCAGAAAATAGAGTTCTTATTACCCTTGATGAACATTTTGGTGATTGGGTAATACTACCGCTTAAACAACATCCGGGAGTAATTCGACTAAAAGCAAATCCAACAACATCTAAAAATGTTTTAAAGCTTCTCATACCGTTTTACGCCTTCAATCTCTTGAACAACTTAAAGATCATCTTGTTATACTCTCATTAAAGCGTTCAAAATGGATACAAACTACATAATTGACAGATACCTTATTCTTTAGTTTGTTTCTATTGTTCCTTATTTCTCCATGTATACTAAAACCGATTTGGTTTTCGGCTTTACCGGAAACCAAATCTTGGTTGCAGTTATACTCGCTCAATTTTATCTCGGATTTTATCCGAAAACCATTATGAGATGAGTATATATCCATACATATGCTTCATTCTGTTTACCCCGTGAAATGTAAAACCTGTTTCACTGAGGCCTTCTGCATTTTGCATTTATACATTCTCCATTCCTCATTCGTTATTCTTTATTCCTACTTCTGCATTCAGCCTTTATATCCATTCATCATTCTGCATTCTTCATTCATCATTTATACTCATTCATCATTATTCCTTCTTAATTCTTTTTAATTCCATATTCATCATTCTACATTCAGCCTTTATACCCATTCATCATTCTGCATTCTTCATTCATCATTTATCATTTATACCCTCCCTAGCATTTAAAGTCAGACTTTTGAATATAGAATACGGAATTATTTATTTTGATTTTTATTTTGTTTAGCTGTGCTGATTGATGATACAAAAATTGCTACAAGCTCATTTGCCTCATCATATAAAGTTTTGGTTATTTCTTCTGTAACCATACTACTTTCAACCAATAATTCTAACCAGTATTGTGTTTCTTCGAGTTCTTGCAAGCAAATTCCCAATTTTGCAACAAACTCTTGAGATGATCTTGCTCGACACCCTTCACGGTAATTTGCACCTACAGATGTCCCTGAACGTAAAATCTATTTCCCAATGATTTGAGCTTCAACATTTTTTGGCAAAGAAGTAAATAACTCAATTATCTGCAAAGCAAATACTTTTGTCCTTATTTTCAGATCGTTTATTCTTCCAGTTTTTCTCATTCTGAATTCCACATTCCATATTCTTCATTCAATATTCAGTATTCATCATTGATCATTCCTCATTCCTCATTCTGCATTTAGACCCATTCTTCATTCTGCATTCATCCATTCCGCATTATTCTTTTTAATTCCATATTCTTCATTCTTCATTCATCATTTATACCCATTCTGCCTTCTGCCTTTATATCCATTCATCATTCTGCATTCTGCATTCTTCATTCTTCATTTATACCCATTCTGCATTTTGCATTTAAACCAATTCTTCATTCTGCGTTTATACGGTTTTTGTTACTTAAAAACAATCTGTCCAGTTTTCGCAAACCAATAGACAAGCAGAACAGCAAGATGAATGCAATGATGAAAATGAGAATTCCTGTTAAGTCGTGCACTAAACCAGACGCGATTTCTGTTCCCCAATTTTTTGCTACTAAACAGACTATTACTATCCTGATAATATTTGCTATCATTGCAGCCGGAATTGATGCAATAAACAAGATTGGTTTCATATAATTTGACATAGGAGATATATAGGCAAACAATGCACCAAAAGCTATTAAAGCTATCAATGACTTAAGTCCGCTACATAC is drawn from Candidatus Scalindua sp. and contains these coding sequences:
- a CDS encoding DUF5615 family PIN-like protein, with amino-acid sequence MRDEGYDVVRASEFNQARADDQQILEKAISENRVLITLDEHFGDWVILPLKQHPGVIRLKANPTTSKNVLKLLIPFYAFNLLNNLKIILLYSH
- a CDS encoding four helix bundle protein; this encodes MRKTGKINDLKIRTKEFALQIIELFTSLPKNVEAQIIGKQILRSGTSVGANYREGCRARSSQEFVAKLGICLQELEETQYWLELLVESSMVTEEITKTLYDEANKLVAIFVSSVSTAKQNRNQNK
- a CDS encoding four helix bundle protein, with the protein product MLRSGTSVGANYREGCRARSSQEFVAKLGICLQELEETQYWLELLVESSMVTEEITKTLYDEANELVAIFVSSISTAKQNKNQNK
- a CDS encoding EpsI family protein, producing MNKRYMIIVGLLFMTAILTFLLSVNEPSQQNIIYAKQLPTIINDWYGKDIQVDGRTLEILETNDVLMRHYQKVKSLPVELGIVYAVNNRKVAHPPEVCFQGDGWSLEEKSPVLLSIKSDDYPRFRVIKLVMEKGNKKLLVLYWYKCNREYTSNYYRQQINIVMSEMKSGKSTSGLIRLSTMIINKDENGAMMRIEEFITDMLPLLTKYLP
- a CDS encoding DUF433 domain-containing protein, whose translation is MVAFERIELNPKICNGKPVIKGTRIPVSVILEQIAEGESWDVLLAGYPELKKEDIQAALLYAGAFIDHTEVKAVCT